A window from Cellulomonas sp. C5510 encodes these proteins:
- a CDS encoding bifunctional diguanylate cyclase/phosphodiesterase, which translates to MPLDARRRARARVRGIVAVAVPVGLVLSLAVSVFDGHQRRDHAADEARARLAVTAEALLARWDMQLRLARTSALMLTPGADDAWAEAGGAWEAHLRVLAGPGGRTDAVGGVAWIPAPASPADRAGLVDLVGGGTEPSPDAVAATRVVRLGPASLVDELAAGRTPDPGAVQAVEEALAASRDRGDLVVSEPYPADVGAAYGPADAGLVARAGAVGGLETAAVTPVFDGPDAPVGRDERVRRLLGWTVTTVRLDSLLALLDEPEEPTAVLDGDRLLGAVPAGTGSAAVQAPVIRTRDVPVAGRTWTLVAAQSDVPGPLTWFPLLAGSVLTALVVGLLTSRAAAENRAVDLAAERTRALADRTRDLESITRNTPDAIARVDGDARLRFANVAMRRAAQLTEDDIGVRAAELASRSPVMDAVRALANHMLALASDPGVDVEHDPRRLISMSAAHDGSWYEVRAVPERSPAGTVDSVLVVARDVTRFRDAQDRLTHAATHDPLTGLANRDVARERAVAALATSRVGTALLLLDLDRFKLVNDSYGHVVGDELLRRAAARVAGGLPHRATPARVGGDEFVVLLPDATPAVADAVASRLVAAFDEPFALHDEEFAVGCSVGVVHAPPGTMPWDELLRCADVAMYRAKAAGGGCHEWYEEHTADRARQRLTMAADLRRAVAEGEMALVYQAEVDLAHGRVEGVEALMRWTRRSRGPVPPSEFIPVAEETGLIGELGAWALDRALGEVVAHNRGTGADLRVWVNVSPRQFVGQKDRPDLVTLVVDLLAAHDAPAAWLGIEVTESALADDTRVVPMLRALRELGVGVAVDDFGTGYSSLSRLHDYPVTLLKIDQSFVHGLGGSGPVGPRAAGVVEAVVALGRSLGADVIAEGVEDRSQYVALRELGCDLVQGYLFGRPCAFADAVRPPAVVDGPVPAASSVSVPAGDAAGTAGGR; encoded by the coding sequence ATGCCGCTCGACGCGCGCCGCCGTGCCCGCGCGCGCGTGCGCGGGATCGTCGCGGTGGCCGTGCCGGTCGGGCTGGTGCTGTCCCTGGCGGTGTCGGTGTTCGACGGGCACCAGCGCCGCGACCACGCGGCGGACGAGGCCCGCGCCCGGCTGGCCGTCACGGCGGAGGCGTTGCTCGCGCGGTGGGACATGCAGCTGCGCCTCGCGCGCACCTCGGCGCTGATGCTGACGCCGGGCGCCGACGACGCGTGGGCCGAGGCCGGCGGCGCCTGGGAGGCGCACCTGCGGGTGCTCGCCGGCCCGGGCGGCCGGACCGACGCGGTCGGCGGGGTCGCCTGGATCCCGGCGCCGGCGAGCCCGGCGGACCGTGCCGGGCTCGTCGACCTCGTGGGCGGCGGGACGGAGCCGTCGCCGGATGCCGTCGCGGCCACCCGGGTCGTGCGGCTCGGGCCGGCCTCGCTGGTCGACGAGCTGGCCGCCGGTCGCACCCCGGACCCCGGTGCCGTGCAGGCCGTCGAGGAGGCGCTGGCCGCGTCCCGCGACCGGGGGGACCTCGTCGTGTCCGAGCCCTACCCCGCCGACGTCGGCGCCGCCTACGGCCCGGCGGACGCGGGGCTGGTGGCGCGGGCCGGCGCCGTGGGCGGCCTGGAGACGGCGGCCGTCACGCCGGTGTTCGACGGCCCGGACGCCCCGGTGGGGCGCGACGAGCGCGTCCGCCGCCTCCTGGGGTGGACGGTGACGACCGTGCGGCTCGACTCCCTGCTCGCCCTCCTGGACGAGCCGGAGGAGCCGACCGCGGTGCTGGACGGCGACCGCCTGCTGGGGGCGGTGCCCGCGGGGACGGGCTCCGCCGCGGTCCAGGCCCCGGTGATCCGCACCCGGGACGTGCCCGTCGCGGGGCGCACCTGGACCCTCGTCGCGGCGCAGTCCGACGTCCCCGGGCCCCTGACGTGGTTCCCGCTGCTCGCGGGGTCGGTGCTCACCGCCCTCGTCGTGGGGCTGCTGACGTCCCGCGCCGCGGCGGAGAACCGCGCTGTCGATCTGGCCGCCGAGCGGACCCGCGCGCTCGCGGACCGGACGCGCGACCTGGAGTCCATCACGCGCAACACCCCGGACGCGATCGCCCGCGTGGACGGCGACGCCCGGCTGCGGTTCGCGAACGTCGCCATGCGCCGGGCGGCGCAGCTCACCGAGGACGACATCGGCGTGCGGGCGGCCGAGCTCGCGTCCCGCTCCCCGGTGATGGACGCCGTGCGCGCGCTCGCGAACCACATGCTCGCGCTCGCCTCCGACCCGGGCGTCGACGTCGAGCACGACCCGCGCCGCCTCATCAGCATGTCCGCGGCGCACGACGGCAGCTGGTACGAGGTGCGGGCCGTGCCCGAGCGGAGCCCGGCGGGGACCGTCGACTCGGTGCTGGTCGTCGCGCGGGACGTCACCCGGTTCCGGGACGCGCAGGACCGGCTCACGCACGCCGCGACCCACGACCCGCTCACCGGGCTGGCGAACCGGGACGTCGCCCGCGAGCGGGCCGTGGCGGCGCTGGCCACCTCGCGCGTCGGGACCGCCCTGCTCCTGCTGGACCTGGACCGGTTCAAGCTCGTCAACGACTCCTACGGGCACGTGGTGGGTGACGAGCTGCTGCGCCGCGCGGCCGCCCGGGTCGCCGGGGGCCTGCCGCACCGCGCCACGCCCGCCCGGGTGGGCGGCGACGAGTTCGTGGTGCTGCTGCCGGACGCCACCCCCGCGGTGGCGGACGCCGTGGCGTCCCGCCTGGTCGCCGCCTTCGACGAGCCGTTCGCGCTGCACGACGAGGAGTTCGCCGTCGGGTGCAGCGTGGGTGTCGTCCACGCCCCGCCGGGGACCATGCCCTGGGACGAGCTGCTGCGCTGCGCGGACGTCGCGATGTACCGGGCGAAGGCCGCCGGCGGCGGATGCCACGAGTGGTACGAGGAGCACACCGCCGACCGCGCGCGACAGCGGCTCACGATGGCCGCCGACCTGCGCCGTGCGGTCGCGGAGGGCGAGATGGCCCTCGTCTACCAGGCGGAGGTCGACCTCGCGCACGGCCGGGTCGAGGGCGTCGAGGCCCTCATGCGCTGGACGAGGCGCTCCCGCGGCCCGGTGCCTCCGTCGGAGTTCATCCCGGTCGCGGAGGAGACCGGGCTGATCGGCGAGCTCGGGGCGTGGGCGCTGGACCGTGCGCTCGGCGAGGTCGTGGCGCACAACCGCGGCACCGGGGCCGACCTGCGGGTGTGGGTCAACGTCTCCCCGCGGCAGTTCGTCGGCCAGAAGGACCGCCCCGACCTGGTCACGCTCGTGGTGGACCTGCTCGCGGCGCACGACGCGCCGGCGGCGTGGCTCGGCATCGAGGTCACCGAGAGCGCGCTGGCCGACGACACGCGCGTGGTGCCGATGCTGCGCGCGCTGAGGGAGCTCGGCGTCGGGGTGGCGGTCGACGACTTCGGGACCGGGTACTCCTCCCTGTCCCGCCTGCACGACTACCCGGTGACGCTGCTGAAGATCGACCAGTCGTTCGTGCACGGCCTCGGCGGCTCCGGGCCGGTCGGTCCCCGCGCGGCGGGCGTGGTGGAGGCGGTGGTCGCGCTCGGCCGGTCGCTCGGCGCCGACGTCATCGCCGAGGGCGTCGAGGACCGCAGCCAGTACGTCGCGCTGCGGGAGCTCGGCTGCGACCTCGTGCAGGGCTACCTGTTCGGGCGGCCCTGCGCGTTCGCCGACGCGGTGCGGCCGCCGGCCGTCGTGGACGGGCCCGTCCCCGCGGCGTCGTCCGTCTCCGTCCCCGCGGGCGACGCGGCAGGGACGGCCGGCGGCCGCTGA
- a CDS encoding type II toxin-antitoxin system VapB family antitoxin, whose product MIFKSVGEGRPYPDHGLVTPKQWADVPPRQVRLDELVTTKRTLNLDNLLSEDSTFYGDLFAHVVQWRGVLYLEDGLHRAVRAALQQRPVLHARVLVIETDEH is encoded by the coding sequence GTGATCTTCAAGTCGGTGGGCGAGGGCAGGCCCTATCCCGACCACGGGCTCGTGACGCCCAAGCAGTGGGCGGACGTGCCCCCGCGGCAGGTGCGCCTCGACGAGCTGGTCACCACCAAGCGCACCCTGAACCTCGACAACCTGCTGTCCGAGGACTCCACGTTCTACGGCGACCTGTTCGCGCACGTCGTGCAGTGGCGCGGCGTGCTCTACCTGGAGGACGGCCTGCACCGGGCGGTGCGCGCCGCGCTGCAGCAGCGGCCCGTGCTGCACGCGCGCGTCCTGGTGATCGAGACCGATGAGCACTGA
- a CDS encoding LytR C-terminal domain-containing protein yields the protein MSTDRTPAAARQRRRRHTRERQAVVFGVLLAGLGVAAAGAGAVYAGNLELPFLARDFSSPEPTGLAVADSPCPPEGATPVPYGQITVNVYNSTNRIGLAGDTGDALESRGFVIGAEANARGAGYAAYSDTALIQFGSQGVAAAYTVAAQFDSPQLVLDTREDATVDVVVGAAFNNLVAAADVVLEPDQPFAVPEGCIALDQVTARPQPTPTAPATTPPPAG from the coding sequence ATGAGCACTGACCGTACGCCCGCCGCCGCACGGCAGCGGCGCCGCCGGCACACCCGTGAGCGCCAGGCCGTCGTGTTCGGCGTGCTGCTGGCGGGCCTCGGCGTCGCCGCCGCCGGCGCGGGGGCCGTCTACGCGGGCAACCTCGAGCTGCCGTTCCTGGCCCGCGACTTCTCGTCGCCGGAGCCGACCGGCCTGGCCGTCGCCGACTCGCCCTGCCCTCCCGAGGGCGCGACGCCGGTGCCCTACGGGCAGATCACCGTGAACGTCTACAACAGCACGAACCGCATCGGGCTGGCCGGTGACACCGGCGACGCCCTGGAGTCCCGGGGCTTCGTCATCGGCGCCGAGGCGAACGCCCGCGGCGCCGGCTACGCCGCGTACTCGGACACCGCGCTCATCCAGTTCGGCTCGCAGGGTGTCGCCGCCGCGTACACCGTCGCCGCGCAGTTCGACTCGCCGCAGCTCGTGCTCGACACCCGCGAGGACGCGACCGTCGACGTGGTGGTCGGCGCCGCGTTCAACAACCTGGTCGCCGCCGCGGACGTCGTCCTGGAGCCGGACCAGCCGTTCGCCGTGCCGGAGGGCTGCATCGCCCTGGACCAGGTCACGGCGCGTCCGCAGCCGACGCCGACCGCCCCGGCGACCACCCCGCCGCCCGCGGGCTGA
- a CDS encoding uracil-xanthine permease family protein, with protein sequence MSAFGWRVHGDGRSVAPGAVVAPEERLSWPRTIGIGMQHVVAMFGATFLVPLLTGFSPATTLLFSAIGTVTFLLVTGNRLPSYLGSSFAFIGPIVAATASGGQSAAVGGILVTGVLLAVVGLVVHLAGSRWIDVVMPPVVTGTVVALIGFNLAPTAWGSCDAEGVCSGFRAAPVTALATLGAIVLAAVLFRGILGRLSILVGVVVGYVVAWLRGEVDFTAVGDAAWFGLPDFVTPTFEPHLLGLFLPVVFVLIAENVGHVKSVAAMTDRNLDHLTGRALLADGLATTFAGLGGGSGTTTYAENIGVMAATKVYSTAAYWVAAATALVLSLSPKFGELINTIPPGVLGGATTVLYGMIGVLGARIWVQNKVDFSDPVNLTTAAVALVIGIANFTWTAGDLQFAGIALGTAAAIGVHHVMRAVARWRGTSQEPASPASVPGGTELEGRAR encoded by the coding sequence GTGAGCGCGTTCGGGTGGCGGGTGCACGGCGACGGCAGGAGCGTCGCCCCGGGGGCGGTCGTCGCCCCGGAGGAGCGGTTGAGCTGGCCCCGGACCATCGGGATCGGCATGCAGCACGTCGTCGCGATGTTCGGCGCGACGTTCCTGGTGCCGTTGCTGACCGGGTTCTCGCCGGCGACCACGCTGCTGTTCTCGGCGATCGGGACGGTGACGTTCCTGCTCGTCACGGGGAACCGGCTGCCGTCCTACCTCGGGTCGAGCTTCGCGTTCATCGGCCCGATCGTCGCGGCGACCGCCTCGGGCGGCCAGTCCGCCGCCGTCGGCGGCATCCTGGTGACCGGTGTCCTGCTCGCGGTCGTCGGCCTGGTGGTGCACCTGGCGGGGTCCCGGTGGATCGACGTCGTCATGCCGCCCGTGGTGACCGGCACGGTCGTCGCGCTGATCGGCTTCAACCTCGCGCCGACGGCGTGGGGCTCGTGCGACGCGGAGGGCGTGTGCAGCGGGTTCCGCGCGGCCCCCGTCACGGCGCTCGCGACCCTCGGTGCGATCGTCCTCGCGGCCGTGCTGTTTCGCGGCATCCTCGGCCGGCTGTCCATCCTGGTCGGCGTCGTCGTGGGCTACGTCGTGGCGTGGCTGCGCGGCGAGGTCGACTTCACCGCCGTGGGCGACGCGGCCTGGTTCGGCCTGCCGGACTTCGTCACGCCGACGTTCGAGCCGCACCTGCTCGGCCTGTTCCTCCCGGTCGTCTTCGTGCTGATCGCGGAGAACGTGGGGCACGTGAAGTCGGTCGCCGCGATGACGGACCGCAACCTCGACCACCTCACCGGCCGGGCGCTGCTCGCCGACGGCCTGGCCACCACGTTCGCGGGCCTCGGCGGCGGCTCGGGCACCACCACGTACGCCGAGAACATCGGCGTCATGGCGGCGACCAAGGTGTACTCGACTGCCGCGTACTGGGTCGCGGCCGCGACCGCGCTGGTGCTCAGCCTGTCGCCCAAGTTCGGCGAGCTCATCAACACCATCCCGCCCGGGGTGCTCGGCGGCGCCACCACGGTCCTCTACGGCATGATCGGCGTGCTCGGCGCCCGGATCTGGGTGCAGAACAAGGTCGACTTCTCGGACCCCGTGAACCTCACGACCGCCGCCGTCGCGCTGGTCATCGGCATCGCGAACTTCACGTGGACGGCGGGCGACCTGCAGTTCGCCGGCATCGCGCTGGGCACGGCCGCGGCGATCGGCGTCCACCACGTCATGCGGGCCGTGGCCCGGTGGCGCGGGACGAGCCAGGAGCCCGCGTCGCCGGCGTCGGTGCCGGGGGGCACGGAGCTCGAGGGCAGGGCTCGCTGA
- a CDS encoding LLM class F420-dependent oxidoreductase translates to MDLRIFTEPQQGASYDDILAVARATEELGFDAFFRSDHYLSMGGDGLPGPTDAWTTLAGLARETSRIRLGTLVTSATFRHPGVLAIQVAQVDQMSGGRVELGLGAGWFAQEHAAYGIPFPAKRFGPLTEQLEVVTGLWGTPVGERFSYDGEHYTLTDSPALPKPVQRSPLDPSRAGVPVIVGGLGPRRTPALAARFASEFNLSFPPLDQVGEKLETVREACRAIGRDPQSLTMSVALVAAVGKDDAEVDRRAAAIGRDPKELREVGVAGTPTAVVDRLGALAELGVGRVYLQVLDLHDLDHLELVASQVMPQVR, encoded by the coding sequence ATGGACCTGAGGATCTTCACCGAACCGCAGCAGGGCGCCTCGTACGACGACATCCTCGCCGTCGCGCGCGCCACCGAGGAGCTGGGCTTCGACGCCTTCTTCCGTTCCGACCACTACCTGAGCATGGGCGGCGACGGGCTCCCCGGCCCGACGGACGCGTGGACGACGCTCGCCGGCCTGGCGCGGGAGACGAGCCGCATCCGGCTCGGCACGCTCGTCACGTCGGCCACGTTCCGGCACCCCGGCGTGCTCGCGATCCAGGTGGCGCAGGTGGACCAGATGTCGGGCGGCCGCGTCGAGCTCGGCCTGGGCGCCGGGTGGTTCGCCCAGGAGCACGCGGCGTACGGCATCCCGTTCCCGGCCAAGCGCTTCGGGCCGCTGACCGAGCAGCTCGAGGTCGTCACCGGGCTGTGGGGCACGCCCGTGGGGGAGCGGTTCTCCTACGACGGCGAGCACTACACGCTCACCGACAGCCCGGCCCTGCCCAAGCCCGTGCAGCGCTCGCCCCTCGACCCGTCGCGTGCGGGCGTGCCGGTGATCGTCGGCGGCCTGGGCCCGCGGCGGACGCCGGCGCTCGCCGCCCGGTTCGCGAGCGAGTTCAACCTGTCCTTCCCGCCGCTGGACCAGGTCGGCGAGAAGCTGGAGACGGTGCGGGAGGCGTGCCGGGCGATCGGGCGTGACCCGCAGTCCCTCACGATGTCGGTGGCCCTGGTGGCGGCGGTCGGGAAGGACGACGCGGAGGTGGACCGTCGCGCCGCCGCCATCGGCCGCGACCCGAAGGAGCTCCGGGAGGTCGGCGTCGCCGGCACGCCCACGGCCGTCGTCGACCGGCTCGGCGCGCTCGCGGAGCTGGGTGTGGGCCGCGTCTACCTGCAGGTGCTCGACCTGCACGACCTCGACCACCTGGAGCTGGTGGCCTCGCAGGTCATGCCGCAGGTGCGCTGA
- a CDS encoding DUF1684 domain-containing protein → MVTQLGLALDVLAVVDWRRRTAQTYADVRRIAADDPAAAHAEWVARRDELFAEHAASPLRPAAKAVFRGLDVAPYDPAYRFEVRVRSTSAQRLEVTTGTDGVVPFDRVGRVELEGLGGLSVWALRTYGGGVFVPVKDRTSGRGSYGGGRYVLDTVKGADLGRAADGSLVVDLNFAYNPSCAYDPAWACPLATRGNVLDAEVPVGERQPDPMLVIDVEGEDG, encoded by the coding sequence ATGGTGACGCAGCTCGGTCTCGCCCTCGACGTGCTGGCCGTCGTCGACTGGCGGCGGCGGACCGCGCAGACGTACGCGGACGTCCGCCGGATCGCCGCGGACGACCCCGCCGCCGCGCACGCCGAGTGGGTGGCACGCCGCGACGAGCTGTTCGCCGAGCACGCCGCCTCCCCGCTGCGCCCGGCCGCCAAGGCGGTGTTCCGCGGCCTCGACGTCGCGCCCTACGACCCGGCCTACCGGTTCGAGGTCCGGGTGCGCTCCACGTCGGCGCAGCGGCTCGAGGTCACCACCGGGACGGACGGCGTCGTGCCGTTCGACCGGGTCGGGCGCGTCGAGCTCGAGGGCCTGGGCGGGCTGTCGGTGTGGGCGCTGCGCACGTACGGCGGCGGGGTCTTCGTGCCCGTGAAGGACCGGACCTCCGGCCGCGGGAGCTACGGCGGCGGCCGGTACGTCCTCGACACGGTCAAGGGCGCCGACCTGGGGCGCGCGGCGGACGGCAGCCTCGTGGTCGACCTGAACTTCGCCTACAACCCGTCGTGCGCGTACGACCCCGCGTGGGCGTGCCCGCTCGCCACCCGCGGCAACGTGCTCGACGCCGAGGTGCCCGTCGGCGAGCGGCAGCCCGACCCGATGCTGGTGATCGACGTGGAGGGCGAGGACGGCTGA
- a CDS encoding GNAT family N-acetyltransferase, with the protein MPDQPRRPDAAASVPASVRTVRTVRAGDLVVETRTAADVTAAELYPLLRLRVDVFVVEQACPYPDLDGRDLLPDTLQVWAHDDGEVLGCLRVLRAGSTSPAIGRVVTAPAARGRGVAATLIEHAVALCGPDAAIDLHAQAHLERWYARFGFERAGAGYDEDGIPHVPMVRRPA; encoded by the coding sequence GTGCCCGACCAGCCCCGCCGGCCCGACGCCGCCGCGTCCGTCCCCGCGTCCGTCCGCACCGTCCGCACCGTCCGCGCCGGCGACCTGGTGGTCGAGACCCGCACCGCCGCCGACGTCACCGCTGCCGAGCTGTACCCCCTGCTGCGGCTGCGCGTCGACGTGTTCGTGGTCGAGCAGGCGTGCCCGTACCCGGACCTCGACGGCCGGGACCTGCTGCCGGACACGCTCCAGGTCTGGGCGCACGACGACGGAGAGGTGCTGGGGTGCCTGCGCGTGCTCCGCGCCGGCAGCACCTCGCCCGCGATCGGCCGCGTCGTCACGGCGCCGGCAGCCCGCGGGCGCGGGGTGGCCGCGACGCTGATCGAGCACGCGGTGGCCCTGTGCGGGCCGGACGCGGCGATCGACCTGCACGCGCAGGCGCACCTCGAGCGCTGGTACGCCCGGTTCGGGTTCGAGCGGGCGGGCGCGGGCTACGACGAGGACGGCATCCCGCACGTGCCCATGGTCCGGCGGCCCGCCTGA
- a CDS encoding Fpg/Nei family DNA glycosylase: MPEGHTVHRIARQFARDLVGRRPAVSSPQGRFAAGAALLDGRELLTSAAVGKQLFLGFEGGHVLRVHLGLYGAWDFAGVVSPLEDGADAVASLGAPRVRRRLRMGEGEREGDVGAEVEDFPPEPVGQVRVRIATDATVADLRGPTVCEVLDPVATAAALDRLGPDPAVEDDVRARVTGTPPDTSRPAAADVVVQRLTARRTPVGQLLMDQAVVAGIGNIYRAELLYRARLDPHTPGTRVPPGTARALWDDWALLLADGIRTGVMLTREDLDQAGRAAALADPAERHWVYGRAGEPCRTCGTPVAVEEMAGRKLYWCPTCQR, from the coding sequence ATGCCCGAGGGTCACACCGTCCACCGCATCGCCCGCCAGTTCGCCCGCGACCTCGTCGGGCGCCGCCCGGCGGTGTCGTCCCCGCAGGGGCGCTTCGCCGCCGGGGCCGCGCTGCTCGACGGCCGCGAGCTGCTGACCTCCGCCGCCGTCGGCAAGCAGCTGTTCCTCGGCTTCGAGGGCGGCCACGTGCTGCGGGTGCACCTCGGGCTGTACGGCGCGTGGGACTTCGCGGGCGTCGTGTCGCCGCTGGAGGACGGCGCCGACGCGGTGGCGAGCCTCGGTGCCCCGCGCGTCCGTCGCCGGCTGCGCATGGGCGAGGGAGAGCGGGAGGGCGACGTCGGCGCCGAGGTCGAGGACTTCCCGCCGGAGCCGGTCGGTCAGGTGCGCGTCCGCATCGCCACGGACGCGACGGTGGCCGACCTGCGCGGCCCGACGGTGTGCGAGGTGCTCGACCCGGTCGCGACGGCGGCCGCTCTCGACCGGCTCGGGCCCGACCCGGCGGTCGAGGACGACGTCCGCGCCCGGGTCACGGGCACGCCGCCGGACACCTCCCGCCCCGCGGCGGCCGACGTCGTGGTGCAGCGGCTCACCGCGCGCCGCACGCCCGTGGGCCAGCTCCTCATGGACCAGGCGGTCGTCGCCGGCATCGGCAACATCTACCGCGCCGAGCTGCTGTACCGCGCGCGTCTCGACCCGCACACCCCGGGGACGCGGGTGCCGCCCGGCACCGCCCGGGCGCTGTGGGACGACTGGGCGCTGCTGCTCGCGGACGGCATCCGCACCGGCGTCATGCTCACGCGCGAGGACCTCGACCAGGCGGGCCGGGCCGCGGCGCTCGCGGACCCGGCCGAGCGGCACTGGGTCTACGGCCGGGCGGGGGAGCCGTGCCGGACGTGCGGCACGCCGGTCGCCGTCGAGGAGATGGCCGGGCGCAAGCTGTACTGGTGCCCGACCTGCCAGCGGTGA